CGTCGACGTCGGCAAAGTTCACCGCGAAGCGCCGATTGTTCTCAGCTTCCTTGCGGAAATCGAGCTGGCCCCGCAGCGACTCGGCGAAGCGCTCCACGGAGCCAGGCAGGCTCAACAGGTGAAGCGTGGGGATCTTATCCAAGATGCGCGCCCCGATGGCCATGATGGCCAAGTCGCGTTCGATCTGGCTAGGGGCATCCGGGCGTTGCACCTTGACGGCTACGGCTTCGCCGGTATCGAGGACACCCTTGTGGACCTGCGCCACGGATGCGGCGGCGACGCACTCGCTATTGATCTCGACGATGCGGCCCCGCTGGTCGCCTAGCTCGCGGTCGAGCACCGCGCTGATTTGGGCGTAGGGCGCAGGCTTTACCGCGTCCTGAAGCTTGGCGAGCGCCCCGGTGTACTCCTCGTTCAGGAGGTCTGGCCGCGTGCTGAGGATCTGGCCGAACTTGATGAAGGTCGCGCCCAGGCGTTCCAGCAGCTTGGCTAGCACGTCCCCTCGCAGGCGATCCCGTTCTTGCTTCGAGATAAATCCCCGTGGAATTCTTCTCAGCCAGTAACCCAGGAAGGCCAGGCTACACACGAAGGAGATGTGTACGAAGCGAACGGAGAGAGAAAGGAAGCGCATGGCTCGAGGGGGGCGAGAGGTCGGCGGACCCTAGCACAACACCCGTCGCGGTCTCGGGAGGTCGCCCTCCGGGGCGTGTTCTTGCGATTTGTGGGCGCCAAGCGTCACCTGAAGCCCTGAGTGGAGTGGGGGTCAGACGCAGCGTGGGCTGCTACCAGTGAACGGCGCTCCTCGCTGCTATGCTCCCAACGTGCACCGTCCGAGCCCGCCGAAACTCCTACACCCCGGTCGCCGCGAGGCGTTCCCCGACCCGCGTCTCGCAGACGATGAGGGTCTGGTGGCGGTTGGAGGGGACCTCTCACCATGGCGCCTCATGGCCGCCTACGAGCGCGGGATCTTTCCCTGGTACAACGGCGGAGTACCGCCCTTGTGGTGGAGCCCAGACCCACGCACGGTGCTCGACCCGTCAGACGTCCACGTGTCTCGGAGCTTGCGACGCGTCCTGCGTCGAGGGGTCTTCGAAGTCACGACTGATCGGGCATTCTCCGAGGTTATTCACGCGTGCGCCGACGAACGCAGCGAAGGCACCTGGATCCTCCCGGAGATGATCGAAGCGTACGAAGAGCTATTCCAAATGGGCCACGCCCACAGCTTCGAGGTCTGGGAGGCGGGGCGCCTCGTCGGTGGCCTGTACGGAGTAGCCATCGGTCGAGCCTTCGCGGCGGAGAGCATGTTCCACCGCTCCACGAACGCCTCCAAAGTGGGTCTAGTGGTGTGCGTATCGAGCCTGGCGCAGGTCGGACTCGAGTTGTTCGACGTGCAGTTTCTGACTGATCACCTCGCCAGCCTCGGCGCGAAGGAGATCCCGAGGAGCAACTACTTGGACCGCTTGAGGTTGGCTCAGACGGGAGAAGCGTTGAATTGGTCGCAGCTCGACCTCGCCCAACCGTTCGAACTTCCAGATCAAATGGCATAATCCCGACTAATTACATCGGAAAAGACGTAAAAAAGAAGTGCCGGTTCCAAGGCTCAACGCTATGTGAAGCGCATCCCTGTATGGAGAGCGCCGTGAATGCCCCCCTGCTGACCCAACGCCTGACCCACCTCAAGCAGCTCGAAGCCGAGAGCATCCACATCATTCGGGAGGTCGCCGCCGAGTTCGACAACCCGGTGATGTTGTATTCAATCGGGAAGGACTCCTCGGTGATGCTTCGGCTAGCCCAGAAGGCGTTCCACCCCGGGAAGCTGCCGTTCCCCCTGCTCCACATTGATACCACGTGGAAATTCAAGGCGATGACCGAGTTTCGGGATGCCTACTGTGCCGAGCTCGGGCTCGACCTCAAGGTGCACACGAATCAGGAGGGGAAAACGCAGAACGTCAACCCGTTCGACTACGGGAGCCAGAAGTACACCACGATCATGAAGACCCAGGCGCTGCTCCAAGCGCTGAAGGCGGGTGGTTATGACGCGGCGTTCGGCGGCGCTCGTCGAGACGAAGAGAAGAGCCGCGCCAAGGAGCGCATCTACTCTTTCCGCGATGAGCACGGCACCTGGGATCCCAAGAACCAGCGCCCCGAACTCTGGAACGCCTACAACGGTAAGATCACCAAGGGTCAAAGCATCCGCGTCTTTCCGCTTTCGAACTGGACCGAGCTCGACATCTGGCTTTATATCCATCGGGAAAATATCCCGATCGTGCCGCTCTACTACGCGGCGGAGCGCCCGGTCGTCGAGCGCGACGGGCAGCTGGTGATGGTTGACGACGAGCGCATGCGCTTGCTCCCGGGGGAGACTCCGAGCCTCGAACGAGTTCGCTTCCGTACTCTTGGCTGCTACCCGCTGACCGGTGCCATGCGCTCGGACGCGACGACGCTCCCGGAGATCATCCGCGAGATGCTGCTCACCCGCTATTCGGAGCGCGGCGGGCGTCTGATCGACTTCGATGAGGAAGGCTCGATGGAGACCAAGAAGCGCGAGGGATACTTCTAATGACTCACCAGTCGGAGCTCATCGAGCAAGACATCGAGGCCTACCTCGAGCAACACCAGAACAAAGAGCTCTTGCGCTTTGTGGCGGTGGGCAGCGTGGACGACGGCAAGTCGACCCTCATCGGGCGACTGCTCCACGACACCCACGGCGTATATGAAGACCAGCTATCGGCGGTCAAGCGCGCCTCCAAGCAGACCGACATCGAGATCGACTTCTCTCTGTTTACCGACGGTCTGAAAGCCGAGCGCGAGCAAGGCATCACGATCGATGTCGCCTACCGATATTTCTCCACAGAAAATCGCAAGTTCATCATCGCCGATACGCCTGGGCATGTTCAGTACACGCGCAATATGGCGACCGGAGCCTCCACGGCCAACGTCGCGATCATCCTGATCGATGCGCGCCTCGGCGTACTGCAGCAGTCGCGGCGCCACGCATACATCGCCTCGCTACT
This sequence is a window from Polyangiaceae bacterium. Protein-coding genes within it:
- a CDS encoding leucyl/phenylalanyl-tRNA--protein transferase produces the protein MHRPSPPKLLHPGRREAFPDPRLADDEGLVAVGGDLSPWRLMAAYERGIFPWYNGGVPPLWWSPDPRTVLDPSDVHVSRSLRRVLRRGVFEVTTDRAFSEVIHACADERSEGTWILPEMIEAYEELFQMGHAHSFEVWEAGRLVGGLYGVAIGRAFAAESMFHRSTNASKVGLVVCVSSLAQVGLELFDVQFLTDHLASLGAKEIPRSNYLDRLRLAQTGEALNWSQLDLAQPFELPDQMA
- the cysD gene encoding sulfate adenylyltransferase subunit CysD; the encoded protein is MESAVNAPLLTQRLTHLKQLEAESIHIIREVAAEFDNPVMLYSIGKDSSVMLRLAQKAFHPGKLPFPLLHIDTTWKFKAMTEFRDAYCAELGLDLKVHTNQEGKTQNVNPFDYGSQKYTTIMKTQALLQALKAGGYDAAFGGARRDEEKSRAKERIYSFRDEHGTWDPKNQRPELWNAYNGKITKGQSIRVFPLSNWTELDIWLYIHRENIPIVPLYYAAERPVVERDGQLVMVDDERMRLLPGETPSLERVRFRTLGCYPLTGAMRSDATTLPEIIREMLLTRYSERGGRLIDFDEEGSMETKKREGYF